A window of the Acidobacteriota bacterium genome harbors these coding sequences:
- a CDS encoding chemotaxis protein CheW translates to MNRSELLGIFCDEARTHLAAALEELRELVPDSARSLDELFRRFHSVKGMAASLGLDDLRQSLHEAEETVDEARRAGRGLDAGAIEALAGHCRRALGRLDRMEGFEEDTTAGEILSQARGALPPVRVDADRLDRLLDLVMSLSVSQQRLEHVLGLPDDPGMLAIRDTLAEAVRGLRREILEIRLLPVRGLLPLLERALRNWAREQGVKVALSVRGESTRIDRTLLERLVDPLGQLLRNAVAHGIEAPEERLRAGKPERGRIDLQIGAGKDRVRFVVRDDGRGIEAAAVVQRAVERGVLPAGADHRLDEGRALGLLATPGMSGRGRADLLAGRGVGLAAVRAQVERLGGRLHLASRPGGGFAASFEIPTRVALVDVFLVRCGEHRFAVPVTTVRHVLEGVEPASVTEGLPDEIDSLSRRLGLREAAPPDPHAACLVIEREGGRVGLKVDQIAGRRELVVRSLGPPLDRQGPWAGAAVLPEGGVALVVDPQRLVDNP, encoded by the coding sequence ATGAACCGCAGCGAATTGCTCGGGATCTTCTGCGACGAGGCCCGCACCCACCTCGCCGCCGCCCTGGAGGAGCTTCGGGAGCTGGTGCCCGACTCCGCCCGGAGCCTCGACGAGCTGTTCCGCCGTTTCCATTCCGTCAAGGGCATGGCGGCGTCCCTGGGCCTGGACGACCTCCGGCAAAGCCTGCACGAAGCCGAGGAAACGGTGGACGAGGCCCGGCGTGCGGGGCGGGGCCTCGACGCCGGCGCCATCGAGGCCCTCGCCGGTCACTGCCGCCGGGCCCTGGGCCGCCTGGACCGCATGGAAGGCTTCGAGGAGGACACCACCGCCGGGGAGATCCTCTCCCAGGCCCGGGGCGCCCTGCCGCCGGTGCGGGTCGACGCCGACCGCCTCGATCGCCTGCTCGACCTGGTGATGAGCCTGTCGGTCTCCCAGCAGCGTCTCGAACACGTGCTCGGTCTGCCCGACGATCCCGGGATGCTGGCCATCCGGGACACCCTGGCCGAGGCCGTCCGGGGACTGCGGCGGGAGATCCTGGAGATTCGCCTGCTGCCCGTGCGAGGCCTGCTGCCCCTCCTCGAGCGGGCACTGCGGAACTGGGCCCGGGAGCAGGGTGTGAAGGTGGCCCTGTCGGTTCGGGGCGAGTCCACCCGCATCGATCGCACGCTCCTCGAGCGCCTGGTCGATCCCCTGGGGCAACTCCTGCGCAACGCGGTGGCCCATGGCATCGAGGCGCCGGAAGAGCGCCTGCGGGCGGGCAAGCCCGAACGGGGTCGCATCGACCTGCAGATCGGTGCGGGCAAGGACCGGGTCCGTTTCGTGGTGCGGGACGACGGCCGGGGGATCGAGGCCGCCGCCGTGGTCCAGCGGGCTGTCGAGCGGGGGGTCCTGCCCGCCGGCGCCGATCACCGCCTGGACGAGGGCCGGGCGCTGGGGCTGCTGGCCACCCCGGGCATGTCGGGCCGGGGGCGGGCCGACCTGCTGGCCGGTCGGGGGGTGGGGCTGGCGGCGGTGCGGGCCCAGGTGGAGAGACTGGGCGGCCGCTTGCACCTGGCCAGCCGCCCCGGTGGCGGCTTTGCGGCGAGTTTCGAGATTCCCACCCGCGTCGCCCTGGTGGACGTCTTTCTCGTGCGTTGTGGCGAACATCGTTTCGCGGTGCCCGTGACCACGGTCCGTCATGTGTTGGAAGGCGTGGAACCCGCCTCGGTCACCGAGGGCCTCCCCGACGAGATCGACTCCCTGTCCCGGCGCCTGGGGCTCCGGGAGGCGGCTCCCCCCGACCCCCACGCCGCCTGCCTGGTGATCGAGCGCGAAGGGGGCCGGGTGGGTCTGAAGGTGGACCAGATAGCCGGTCGCCGGGAACTGGTCGTCCGCTCCCTGGGGCCGCCCCTGGACCGGCAGGGGCCCTGGGCGGGGGCCGCCGTTCTCCCCGAAGGCGGCGTGGCGCTGGTGGTCGATCCCCAGCGGTTGGTGGACAATCCCTGA
- the rsmA gene encoding 16S rRNA (adenine(1518)-N(6)/adenine(1519)-N(6))-dimethyltransferase RsmA, with translation MPVHIPVDRPEIQPMPPSSPGSWPPARRRWGQNFLASPAVARRLVDLFLGDVAGERRALPVVEIGPGRGALTRELASRVRRLVALEIDPLLHEELLRELGASPALEVRLGDALETDFEALAEELGGAFRVIGNLPYNVGTAVVRRLLRVSAVADFQVVLQQEVVDRFLARPGTKAYGPLAVISQLRGRPRRLLALPPSLFRPRPKVHSAVLSLVVDPRAPLAAGDVENLERWLFRGFGHRRKTLAGNLGPWKEAVREFLVGRGLPADARAEAVPAEDWLALGRRLDAIAGASR, from the coding sequence GTGCCGGTCCACATCCCCGTCGACCGGCCCGAGATCCAGCCGATGCCTCCTTCGAGTCCCGGGTCCTGGCCGCCGGCACGCCGCCGCTGGGGCCAGAACTTTCTTGCCTCGCCCGCGGTGGCCCGCCGGCTGGTCGACCTCTTCCTGGGGGACGTCGCCGGCGAGCGACGGGCCCTGCCCGTGGTGGAGATCGGGCCGGGCCGGGGTGCCCTGACCCGGGAACTGGCTTCCCGGGTTCGGCGGCTGGTGGCCCTCGAAATCGACCCCCTGTTGCACGAAGAGTTGCTGCGGGAGCTGGGAGCGTCGCCCGCGCTGGAAGTGCGGCTCGGCGATGCCCTGGAGACCGACTTCGAGGCCCTGGCCGAAGAACTCGGCGGCGCCTTTCGCGTCATTGGCAACCTGCCCTACAACGTGGGAACCGCCGTGGTGCGACGCCTGCTGCGGGTGTCGGCCGTGGCGGACTTCCAGGTCGTCCTGCAGCAGGAGGTGGTCGATCGCTTTCTCGCCCGGCCCGGGACCAAGGCCTACGGGCCCCTGGCCGTGATCAGTCAACTGCGGGGCCGACCCCGCCGGCTCCTCGCCCTGCCTCCCTCCCTCTTCCGGCCCCGGCCCAAGGTGCATTCGGCGGTGCTCAGCCTGGTCGTCGACCCCCGGGCCCCCCTGGCCGCCGGCGACGTCGAGAACCTGGAGCGCTGGCTCTTTCGCGGCTTCGGTCACCGGCGCAAGACCCTCGCCGGCAACCTGGGACCCTGGAAGGAGGCGGTGCGGGAGTTCCTCGTCGGCCGGGGCCTGCCCGCCGACGCCCGGGCCGAGGCGGTGCCCGCCGAGGATTGGCTCGCACTGGGGCGGCGACTGGACGCCATCGCCGGGGCGTCCCGATGA